The region CGGCCTATGGGACGGGGTGGACTGTGGCGGCCAATACGGGCCCGCAACAGGGGCGATGGCGGCGAATTTGTCCGGCAGGAGGGCGGCAGCCCGGAAAGCGAGCGACGCCCCGTTGGAGAATCCGGTCAGAAACACTGCCTTGGTATCGACGGCGTATTTTTTTGCCAGATCGGCCAGCATAATATTAAGAAACTTGACGTCGTCGACACCGCCCAGAAAGCTCTGGCCGCGGCCCGAGCCGTCGTTCCACAACTGGGGATTGGTAAGAAAGCCGGGCGGACTGGTGGGATCGGATCGTACGGCGTCTGGGAACACGACAAGAAACCCTTGCCGGTCGGCCTTTTTATCCCAGGCGGTTTCACCGATCACTCCCGTACCGGTGGCACCGGCGCCGTGCAGCATGATGACGACCGGCAGCGGTTGCTTGCTGCTGTAGCTTGACGGCAGATAAACATTATAAGTGCGCGTCCGGCCGTCTACGACCAGCGAATGGGTGTCGAGCCTGGCTGCGCAGGCAGGCCCCGTGGCCAACGCCAGCAGCAGGGCGGCTGAGACAACAACATTCAAGAGCTTCACCGGCACCCCTCCCCACGACATATATATCCATGTTCTGGGTGGCCGCGCAATATCCTTCCGCAGCTCAGTCGCGCGAAAAAGGGTTTTAGGTCTGAGCCGGGGAAAATCACCTTACTAGGTTTTTCCTCATAAGTTACGCCCGGATTTAATGCCGGAGCTATAATTTAAAAGGAGACGGCGAACGATATGCGTTACGAAGGATTGGTTTACCGTCCGCCCAGTGAGGCGAACAGTCTTTTGATCCAGTGTACGATTGGCTGTCCCCATAACAAGTGCACCTTTTGCCCGATGTACAAAGGGACAGTCTTTCGTATCAGACCGGTTGAAGAGCTCAAGGAAGACCTGCGATCCGCCAGGGAGTATTACGGCGACAAGATCGAGACCATTTTTCTTCCCGACGGCAACACCATCCTCATGAAGACGGAACAGCTACTCGAGATCCTCGCTTTCGCCCGGGAAATGTTCCCGCGGCTTAGTAGGGTGACCAGCTATGGCTCCGCCCGTTTCATCAACCTGAAACCGGCGGCTGATCTGCAACTCTTGCGGGAGGCCGGGCTTACTCGCATTCATTCCGGCATGGAAAGCGGCGACGACCCAGTCCTGGCCGGGATTAGAAAGGGCGCGACAGCGGCGGAAATAATCGCCGCCGGGCTAAAAGTCAAGGCAGCGGGCATGGAACTGAGCGAATACGTCCTGATCGGTATCGGCGGGCGCGGGAGAAGCTGCGAGCACGCCGCCGCCAGCGCCGCCGTCCTGAATGCAATTAACCCGGACTTTATCCGGCTGCGGACCTATATTCCGATACCCGGCACCCCTCTCTACGAAGACTACCGGCAGGGCCGGTTCGATCTCCTGTCCCCGCATGAGGCCCTACGGGAAACGGCAATGTTTATCGAGCATCTTGACGTCACCGGGCAGCTTTTCAGCGACCACAACTCTAACTATGCCTACGTCAACGGCCGGCTGCCGATGGATAAGCAAGCGATGCTCGCTGGGATCGATAAATTGCTGGCCATGCCGGAGGCGGCGTTCCGGTCTCCCGAAGCAGGCGGTTTGTAATGTGCGGAAGGCGGAAAACTCTGGGCGTTTGCCCAGAGTTTTCCGCAGCCCGAGAGCGTTTACTTGTCGCCTTTCTCCGGCACCACCCTGGCGAGTGAGGCCTTGATTTCCTTCAGGGTTCGCACGGCTGTCAGGATGGCGCACTCCCGAGCCTGTTCGTCCCACCAGGCGCAGCGTTCCCGCCGGCAGCCGAACTCGATGAGCGGGCAGGTAAGTCTTTCCATATTACCTCCGGTCACAGGGGGGATAGTATAACATTCGTGCCAGAGGAAAAAATATCCTTTGTTTCGGGAGGAAACCTGTCGGAGGAAAAGAGATACAGAGATAAAGCAAGCAAGGGGGCGATAAAGTGCCGAAAATCACCAGCAGGGCAAAGAGACTGCGCATTTACGTCGGCGAAGCCGATAGATGCCAAGGACTGCCGTTGTACCACGCCATCGTCCGCAAGGCCAAGGAACTGGATATGGCCGGGGCTACCGTTTTTCGCGGCCTGGAAGGTTACGGGGCCAACAGCCGCATCCATACGGCCAGGATCGTCGATCTTTCGTCCGACCTGCTGGTACTCGTAGAGATCGTCGATAGCGAGGAATACATCTCCAAGCTGCTCCCTTTCCTCGATGACATGGTGCAGGAAGGAATGGTCACAACTGAAGATATCGAAGTCATCAAATACGGCCGCAATCCGCCGAAGCGGTAGCGTGGCCGCGCAAAGCGAGGAATCCCGATGCTGAAAATTGTCGCCGTCGCCGTCGGTGGCAGCTGCGGGGCGGTTGCCCGCTACCTCGTGTCGCTGTGGGCCGCGGACCGCTTCGGCGCCGCATTCCCGTATGGCACGCTGGTCGCCAACATTGTGGGTTGCTTCATAATCGGCGCCTTTATGACCATTGCTACCGAGCGGTTTATTGTCAGTCCTCACTGGCGGCTTCTGGTGACCGTCGGCTTCGTCGGCGGGCTGACGACCTTCTCGTCTTTCAGCTACGAAACCTTCAAGCTGCTGGAGGATGCCCAAACCGCTCTGGCGTTTTACAACCTGGCGCTTAACGTTGGCGTCGGCTTTGCGGCCACCTGGTTGGGAATAGGCATTAGCCGCCTGCTTTGAAGCGAAAAGGGAGGATACATAATGAAGGTATTCCTATGGCGGCACAACCGCCGTTTGCACAGCTGGAGCATGATAAACGAGCCCAACGTTCACCAGTCCTTTTACACCGACGCCGTCGCGGTCGTCCAGGCGGACTCGCCGGAAGAAGCCCTTCGTCTCCTCGCGGCCCGTGAACCGGAGTGGGTCATTGAAGAATTGCAACGTCTCGAACCCAAAGTTTTTGTCGCCACGGAATCGGCAATAATCTTCGCCGACGTGCGCGGCGACTGACGGGGGGGCAGCAATGAAGGCGACACGCCGATGGCTTGCCGGCATCGCGGCGCTCCTGATGCTGGCGGCCTCACTCCTGGCCTATTCCCATATAAAAAAGCCTGAACAGGAAAGACCGGACCTTTTTTCGCAGGGGTCCATCGTCATCGGCCCGGCGCAGGCGGTCGGAAAGTTGCTGGTCG is a window of Selenomonadales bacterium 4137-cl DNA encoding:
- a CDS encoding alpha/beta hydrolase-fold protein gives rise to the protein MKLLNVVVSAALLLALATGPACAARLDTHSLVVDGRTRTYNVYLPSSYSSKQPLPVVIMLHGAGATGTGVIGETAWDKKADRQGFLVVFPDAVRSDPTSPPGFLTNPQLWNDGSGRGQSFLGGVDDVKFLNIMLADLAKKYAVDTKAVFLTGFSNGASLAFRAAALLPDKFAAIAPVAGPYWPPQSTPSHRPRVPTLFIAGTADPYNPLGGGPISHPWGTFTQPPLLDGLREWTVLNGCDNGLVPAAGRQGIRSLACATLPMRVYLVEGLGHLWPGGTPQFPASYIGTDPGTMPATDVIWEFFAAVRAQSR
- a CDS encoding radical SAM protein, giving the protein MRYEGLVYRPPSEANSLLIQCTIGCPHNKCTFCPMYKGTVFRIRPVEELKEDLRSAREYYGDKIETIFLPDGNTILMKTEQLLEILAFAREMFPRLSRVTSYGSARFINLKPAADLQLLREAGLTRIHSGMESGDDPVLAGIRKGATAAEIIAAGLKVKAAGMELSEYVLIGIGGRGRSCEHAAASAAVLNAINPDFIRLRTYIPIPGTPLYEDYRQGRFDLLSPHEALRETAMFIEHLDVTGQLFSDHNSNYAYVNGRLPMDKQAMLAGIDKLLAMPEAAFRSPEAGGL
- a CDS encoding DUF190 domain-containing protein, producing MPKITSRAKRLRIYVGEADRCQGLPLYHAIVRKAKELDMAGATVFRGLEGYGANSRIHTARIVDLSSDLLVLVEIVDSEEYISKLLPFLDDMVQEGMVTTEDIEVIKYGRNPPKR
- the crcB gene encoding fluoride efflux transporter CrcB; its protein translation is MLKIVAVAVGGSCGAVARYLVSLWAADRFGAAFPYGTLVANIVGCFIIGAFMTIATERFIVSPHWRLLVTVGFVGGLTTFSSFSYETFKLLEDAQTALAFYNLALNVGVGFAATWLGIGISRLL